Sequence from the Helianthus annuus cultivar XRQ/B chromosome 13, HanXRQr2.0-SUNRISE, whole genome shotgun sequence genome:
TTCAAAGTCAAACTTGAAATTAGGATCATCAATCTTTGTCAACTCAATAATCTCAGCTATTGTGTACGTATACTTGATTTCTCCTTCCTCTACTTCAGGCTCTAGACGCAAAATTAATCTTTCTTTTTCAACATTTTGATCTTCAACATTCTCCCCTTCTCCTGTAGCATCTTCAGCCTCTGCATTCGCATCATTGTGAAGAAAATCATCAACATTTTGTTCATTCGATGCTTCAATAACTTTAACACCAGTACCACCCTGaccatcgtcatcatcatcattatcactgtGGCTACTTGCAGAGAATATATCATCTGCATCATCAactttatcatcatcatcatcctcttcctcatcatcttcttcaacatcTTCCTCATCATTAATAACATCATCTATCAATACATTTTCCTCAAAAATTCCGGAAACAACAGATATAAGATGAGGATTCTGAATAGGAGATTCAAGTACAGTGGATGGAACAATTGTTCAGGAGATTTCGTTGTGCGTTTAGACAACCTCACAATCAACTTTCTTTTAGCTGCTTTTGGAGAAGTCACACTCTTTCTTGCACTTGTCTTCTTCCTACCACCAGATGATGGAGGTGTTTGAGATTCAATCACATGTTCAGGAGATGGTTTGTACAATTCATCATCCTTATCTTCTTTCCTCTTTCTCTTGagctgtttttctttttcaatttcagcttTAATTCTCTTCGCACGTTCTGTTTCATCAATTTCTTCTTCAGACGAACTTGATGAACTTTTATCTACATCATCACCTTCATCACCAGTTGTCTTCTCTGTTTCAGCATTATAAGCAGTAAGATCTTTCAATAACTTTGCAGATTCAGGAGAAAAACGAACATCTCCTTCAATATTaacttcagcttcagcttcaacttcaccttcagcttcagcttcatcTTTCTCCTCAGATTCATCAACAAGCATAGTTTCAACAGCTTTCTTTTGACGCTTTTTCTATGGTTTAGAAGATGAACCCTCCTCTTTTTGAACTTTTGGAGTTGCTTTTCTGCTTctcttctttttctcttctttcaAGAACCACTCGCTTCTAGTTTCTTTGAAGCTTGCAAGAATTTTCAATTCTGCTGCATATCCTGcttctttcatctctttctcaTTTCTCCAGTTCTGATGATCAACTGGATCTGGATCTTGATAATTCTTATCTTTGATGAAACCAAAGAATTCAGCTTTTGTTGATGGTTCTGGATGATTTGGGTGATATCTAGCCAATTGTTTCAAAGACTCATTATCCATGCCGTAAAATTCCAACAGATCATTCTTTTCATCTCTCTCCAAATCAGGATAAGCATGGTCTAAGATCATCTGAATAAATCGTGGATAAATCCAAGTCTTGCTTTTCGAAGTAATATTCTCTACTATCTAATGAAAAACAATCTTTGAAAAGTTATACTTCTTGTTTAACACAAGCGCTGTCACCATGTTCATTTGATAGTCCCTCATCAGATCGTAATCTCCCTTCCTGTGACTGAGAGCATGCAGCACTAAATGTATCAGAAACTTGTAAGGCTTGGAAAAACACGCTTTCAAGTAGTTAGCCTTGTTCAGTGGTCCTCTATAACCCATCCTTAGCATACAGCCCTTTACCATCTTCTCTGGAAACTTTGTTGGAGATTCTTCATCATCCGGAAACTCTATCACCTCACGTACAAGCTGTTCAGTAATGATGATTGGTTTGTCTTTACCATTCAAGCTCACAATTGAATTTATTGTCTTGTGTTCTTCATCATACGTTGCATTTTCCAAAAAGCGTTCAATATGGGATTTGAAAACCAGATGTTGATGCGTCAAAGCTTTCTGTATCGGCAATCTTTCCATAAGCTCAAGAATACTTGTGAATTCTGCCATCTTTGGTATCTCTTTATCATACACAAAACATATGTTGTGTAATGGATCAAATAGTACATTCGATGCCTGAAAATACAACATAAAATCAATTTCAacactttgaaaatttttcaaaccaaacatctttcaaacgaaataatACTCACACGAAATCACATTCATGCGGAATCACAGTTCCAACGAAATCACATATGATAGTTTAAAACGAAATTACAATTTAAAACGAAATCACATTTCAACTGATATCACATTTCAAATGAAATCACACTTGAAACGAAATATCTATTTCATGCGAGATAACCTGTTATAAACGAAATATTCATTTCAAACGGAATACCAAGTTGAAATGGAATTGACAATTTGAAACGAAATCAACAACAAAAAATTTTCATGAACTAATGATCAAATTGATTATCTGGGTTTGTTCTATGATGATTTCCGAGTATGAGGGTGTGTTTTTTATTCATTTTTGTCCACAAAAACTATCTAGATCTGAGTCTGAAAGTTTAGATCTACCGGCTTCATACGAAAACATGTGATTCAGATCAAATTGAAGCCCTAATCATAATCTACATCATGTTCCGAGCTCAAGGTTATGACTATCGTTCATTTTTACATACAAACAAGCCCTAGATCTAAGATTTTTGTTCTGTTCATCGCCGACACATATATCTGGGTCAAATTAACACAGTTTCTCACctttcccatgatctaagatgtgCAAACCAAACTTAGATCTTGAATATGAACAGCAATCGGACAGAATAACGGCATAAATCGATGGATATCGGGATTTCGTATGAAATCGCCTAGAAAGTTGCTTTGAAACGAAACCAGAAAATGAtgtctttcaagcggaatacccagCTATTTATAGACAtcctaatttcgtgcgaaatatgCATAGAAgccttttcaaacgaaatcatgTTTAAAGCGAAATTACatgtttcaaacggaattacattttcaagcggaatagctatTACGTGCGAAATAGCTATTTCATTTGAAATTGCACTTTTTCAaacttttttcaaaatttttaacttTTCGAGATTTTACcgtcacacccagttaaccaaatccaagttaatgaccctggtcaGCTGTTTAGCCTGcgaagtccaagttaatgaccttggctgaCCAATTTATGAAGATGCTGATTTTCTGAAACAATTTtaagttcaagttaatgaacttttgaacttTCAAAAAATTACCAATCATTTTTTCAAACTTCTGCTCACCCAACCCTCATGATCCAAATATGTTCAGCACATAAGACTTTGATCATCTGATCCCCAACGtccgttgtcgaaaataagatgaaatgcaaatctttttgtattttataaAATGCTAAACAAACAGacaatctttttgagtttttgatAAGCAACAAActatacatacaatatttttatgagcgtgttaggggatcatatcagctgccgacaagATACGATTACCGTTAAGCTTTTATTTCATACACAGCATTAAACAATTTGCTttgattgtcaatatactgatcatcttaaattttcacacaaagttcaatctaTTCGGgatacgaatttagtgttttaagatctTAACTTTTACACGTgtcccatctcagaatatactcccgtatctagatcactatattcagtcttacaggtgagtgtacactaatgatatctctAATTGGGTgaatgcgagaccgtgagagctcaggctagaacttccgttcgtacagagagatgacggctcgactttcggtgggttccttttagggaatcttttttacaacagcacatgattagcattttgcaatgtttcatcatttttatgctgggGGAGGCTTTATGAATAAAGCTGTgtagagtattatacgaggactaggctattgcttccgcaaaatcagaagttctggtataataccctagatatcatcacgtaaaaagacctagtatgtcagaaataggacctttcaaacaagatttcaggggttacctatatatcttggagatgttccccacgtaaaagcaagttgttattttatgtttatatcccaaacaaatctactaaatgtgtaaaaacctattgaCACATCATTTGCAAGAATGTTTAACGCATTTTTAACaatacaattctttagcgtactgtatctgtctagctgatgtactatcatttcccctttttacccAAACCCTTTTtcagtttttcaatgtttttggatttttcagattttctaatgtttttggattttgaaattttatcatgtttttgtatttttctgcaaactttctccccctaaaaataaagacatatttttgtgtttttgtttttatcaaatGCAGAAAATAAACTATACAAAAATTTGACAACATGACGTGGATCACATCAGATCGCCgtcctcctcggcttcacattcaacAACCCACCCAGAAAGCAaattttttaacccatttaatttcaaaagattgttaaatctctttttgtcaaacAGTTTGGTGTAAAAATCAGCCCTCTGTTCATCGGTGTGTATATGTTCAATGCGAATCaatttcttctcgtgacaatcacggatgaaatgatgtcgtatttcaatatgctttgttttagaatggtgaaccgggtttttCATTATGTTTATCGcggcttcattgtccacaaatatcagCGTGTCCAAGAACTGCAAACCAAAGTCTCGCATCTgatgttggatccaaaggatcagAGAGCAATAGCTCGAGgccgaaacgtattcagcctcgcacGTTGAGAGCGCTACTgaggtttgtttcttacactgccaagtgactagtcGAGTTCCAAAGAACTGACAGCCTGCAGCGGTGGACTTAGCATTTTGCTTGCAGCTACCAAAATCCGAATCAGCATAACCTGTGAGAGAGAAGTCGCCCGATCTAGGATACCACAAGTCggtgcttgggcagcctttcaaataccgtaaaataTGTTTCACGattgtcaggtgtgactgcttggTGATATaacatgtaacctgtttgaaaaacttaaactattTAAACCTTGAATGAGTTCGACGAAACCCAAGGGTTTCGCCATTAaccacttcgacgaaacagaggAGGGTTTCGCCATCTTCATCTCGACGAAACTTGGGGTTCCGTCGGCCCAAGTTTCTCCgaagcccattacgggcccagTAAACTTACGTGATTATATGATACGTGAAACCGTTTCATTTGTCACATAACTAGCAAATTGAAAACCCTAAGGTCTCTCTCACCCTCTCCCTATCCCCCTGTGCGACGGAAGCCCCTCCCATTCGAAGCAGATTTTCCTTGTTCGATTATTCCTATTCACGTTCCGCAGATCGGTTAGTAATCTCACACCTAGTTGGATCGAACTCTAAATATATGATTACGGTGTTCTTGATAGTGATATGCATGATTGATTGGTTACATGACTTTATGTGAATCATGATGTCGATCTAGGGTTTTAATAATCAGTGTGTGCTTGAATCGGATTATATTAAACATGTAACTTATTAATCAAACCGTAGGAGTAAGAATAGCGCTCGGGATATGAAAATCGGATCTGAATTGATGTGTATTAGTGATTGATAGGACTGGATTTAATAACTGTTCATGTCCGTTTGATATTTGCAAATCATGTTATCGCTTGCCTATGAACGTTAAACGAGTATGTGATATAGATGCGTATATGTCAATGATCTGGTAATGAACAATCCGTGACTAGGCTAGATGTTGATGATCAATTGTTAAGGTAATTAGGGTTCCCGTAGATGCGACGTAACTGATGTACACCGACAAAACACACATGTCGACGAGACATAGGGGAGTTTCGTCCCCCACGTTCTCGACGAAACACTATAGGTTTCGTCACAAGGAATCTCGACGAAACACCATAGGTTTCGCCACCTGATATCTCGACGAAACTCTAGGAGTTTCGCCGTTTGGAGTTTCGCCGCCCATAAGTGTCACAAGCAGACTGTAGTTCTGAAACAACTATGATAATGAACGAGTATATGTAAATTCTTGCCTGTTGATGATATCAGTTATGATTTGATTTTTGATCCATACACTTAACTGTTATTCATGACTAAGAAGCATACATGTAAACTGTGAATGTGAATAAATTGTATAACTGTTATGTGTTGAATCAGTGATCACTACCTTGCATGCATTATATGATTCTAacttatgtgaaaacaatgcgatcatgaactgattgtgtatacgtgcatgctataggccttgactgattacttgtgagcacatagtttagcataccgagcaaaccgaggtgagctcacactttctacaaggcatgggattcccaagggttgggaatgggttaaagaactaacACGGAAActacatattctccttgggtaggatatgtacagccatcctccatgggtaggatgccaagattTAAACCtcgcgtattctccttgggtaggatacgtacattcgtcctccttgggtaggacaacaagaTTAAACATACTGaaccaaaactctatcataagtccctcattttatatcgacttaatcgccgaggccgatggcgagcgggtcattagttaatagcgctattaggtttaacaaacctcataCCGTGCTGGTAGGAcgagcgtgtactaatggactaaggcaaagggtcaatgatgatagacattgacttagggcacaacttactttcgttagtagtcgatatggtacggtctggtaattcacatgggaagcccccactaattatTGAGaaggtttgggaaacagggttACTGATTAAAACGTGGTTTACAAGACGAACTTACGACTATTGAAACGAACTCAATACCTAatcaaccaactgtgaacttgctcaactttgttgttgactcgttgttacatgccttgcaggtcgttaggtactcatggtgcttgcacggggaggcgtggtcgttgtgggacatggattgtCATATACCATGTCAAACATTTGATACATTTGaacttttgttttggttttaaacagtatgcttccgctgattacttaaactatgttttgctTGAACACCAATTACATTGTGTTTGggttttatatttacttatacgctatgttcaatatgattggtggctggatcctggtcagtcacgcctccaagcggtgatactccgcatgtggattttgggggtgtgacagattggtatcagagccattggttatagtgaacttggttttaataaggtaaaaagtttttgttaaaaccagactataacctgtacagtgctcaacgatccacaacgacgcttcgctccatgtgcaaggctcaacactataggtgatatgatttgtgtttatattgcctacttgctagttatatagtacattgctcatggtatgcttagatgaaaacacatgtgtgcttactctcttctgtcatcgcactttcgcgaaccccTCTCACTCATGttcctttgatatgaagatcatgagtggacgtatcaacatgactcaagcccagctgacggctttaatcaatgaacaagttactgCAACACTCACAGCCactcaggcaggaggtataacctgccattgcaacttaccctaggatctttagatcctactctcgtaaaCCAACACTTGTGCTTAACATTGTTTCTTCTTACACACacgacaggtcaacatgctcagcctcctgcatgtaccttcaaaacttttatggactgtcgacctactactttcagtggcactgaaggagcggtaggcctcctccactggtttgagaagctcgaatctgtcttcgagatgtgtgaatgccctgaggctcgtagggtgaagtatgctactggaacacttgaGGGTattgcgttaacttggtggaaagcGCAAGTTCAAATGTTAGGGTTTGCagttgctaacgccaccccatggaacgatttcaaggaactgatcaaggaaGAATACTGCAATCGggatgacattcacaagttggaagtcgagttcttcaacttaaagatgttggggtcagaaatcgaagcgtatacgaaaaggtcgaatgagctggcaatcttgtgtcctactatggtagatcctcctatcaagcgcatCGAACTGTACCTTAAAGGTCtagtgccagaaattcagagtcacgtgacctcagctaatcttggcaccatccaGCAGATCGTCcgtttggctcatcgtctcactgatcaggcagtcgagcagaacaggctgcctaaacgtattggtactactactactactactactactactactactactactactactactactactactactacttctgatgcgCCCAATGACAACAAGCGTAAATGGGATGGGATCTCAAGCAAGGGTTCGACATCAGCTTAGTCTCAGGCTCAACAACGAAAGACAGACGATTTCAAGAGTCCCGGTCAGCAATCTTCAGGGGGTCAAGATCAGggtcagggtggatacaggggaaatcacccaaagtgcaatagatgcaacagacaccacagtggtcagtgcaacaagggtcgttgttaGAGGTATCttaagatgggtcatgaagccaaggattgtaggagcgcacgacctgcgaatcagaatcgtcaacagcaacagcaagctCCACAAAATCAGCCGCAACAACAGCAGGGTagcaggggatgctttcagtgtggtgctgaaggtcacttcaagagaaactgtccacagttgaaccagaaccagaataacaacaataatcaggggaaCGGAAACAACAATGGAAATAACAATAGTCATCGATTCTACCGAGAGGCCACAATTGCCGCAAGCAAACATATTAATGACGAGGAACGCGTTTTTGTTATGCTACTAATACTTGTACTTGCTCTGCTATTCTGCCCCATCCTGGCTGAGGAAGAGTTACGGGCGCGTAAAACAAAAAAATACGCTGATGGGGGACGGGCATACTATGTGTAATATATCTATAGGAATGTAGATAGAGAGGTAGGAATTTATCGAACGAACCGCACTCCTTCGTATACGTCAGGAGTCCATTGATGAGAAGGGGCTGGGGAAAGCTTGAACCCAATTCCTACAGTGATGAATATGAGCGCAATTGAAATTCCTGGGGAGTTATACATTTGTGTATTGATAAGACCATTCACTATTTCTTGAAGCTCGATCTCTCCCCCGGATGAACCATATAGCCAAGAGAAACCATGAACCAGAATAGAAGAGCTTGCCCCACCCATGAGTAAATATTTCATAGTAGCCTCATTAGACCGTACATCTTTCTTCGTATATCCAGATAATAGGTAGGAGCATAAACTGAAACATTCTGGAGCTACAAAGATAGTTATTAAATCGTTAGCACCGCATAAAAACATTCCTCCTATAGTAGCTGTTAATATGAATAAGAGAAACTCTGTTATAGCCATTTCTGTACATTCAATGTACTCTATGGATAGAGGAATACATAGAGTTGAACATAGTAAAATAAGAAATTGAAAGATTTCGTTGAAATTGTTCGTTTGGAAATTTCCCGATCTGGCCCGAGGAAACCTTTGCACGCCTCCGTTACCTTTTGGGAGGCCTACGCCCCATAGAAACTGTCTACCTGAGACTGTCCCTTGGCCCGTACGTCCTGACACAAGGTTAGAATTCTAGCTCTTCCAGAGTGGTATCTCACTGATGGCTCGGACCCCCCCGGAAGGAGGCCTTCTTCGCCTTCCACCTAAGCTGCGCAGGAAAGGCCCAAAGCCAATCCCAGGGAACAGTGAAGCTTCATAGGGTCTTTCTGTCCAGGTGCAGGTAGTCCGCATCTTCACAGACATGTCTATTTCACCGAGCCTCTCTCCGAGACAGTGCCCAGATCGTTACGCCTTTCGTGCGGGTCGGAACTTACCCGACAAGGAATTTCGCTACCTTAGGACCGTTATAGTTACGGCCGCCGTTCACCGGGGCTTCGGTCGCCGGCTCCCCTGTCATCAGGTCACCAACTTCCTTGACCTTCCGGCACTGGGCAGGCGTCAGCCCCCATACATGGTCTTACGACTTTGCGGAGACCTGTGTTTTTAGTAAACAGTCGCCCGGGCCTGGTCACTGCGACCCCCTTTGTGAGGAGGCACCCCTTCTCCCGAAGTTACGGGGCTATTTTGCCGAGTTCCTTAGAGAGAGTTGTCTCGCGCCCCTAGGTATTCTCTACCTACCCACCTGTGTCGGTTTCGGGTACAGGTACCCTTTTGTTGAAGGCCGTTCGAGCTTTTCCTGGGAGTATGGCATGGGTTACTTCAGCGCCGTAGCGCCTGGTACTCGAACATTTGCTCGAGGCATTTTCTCTACCCCTTCTTACCCTGAAAAAGCAGGGTCACCTTACGTCCTTGAACCGATAACCATCTTTCGGCTAACCTAGCCTCCTCCGTCCCTTGGGACCAACAAGGGGTAGTACAGGAATATTCACCTGTTGTCCATCGACTACGCCTTTCGGCCTGATCTTAGGCCCTGACTCACCCTCCGTGGTCGAACCTTGCGGAGGAACCCTTAGGTTTTCGGGGCATTGGATTCTCACCAATGTTTGCGTTACTCAAGCCGACATTCTCGCTTCCGCTTCGTCCACTACCGCTCGCGCGGGTGCTTCACTCTAAGGCGGAACGCTCCCCTACCGATGTATTTTACATCCCACAGCTTCGGCAGATCGCTTAGCTAACAATAATGGCGGTGGCGCCTGGGGCCGtgcgttcgtgattggtcagggtgatgcaaggaatgatcccaacgtcgtgatgggtaagtttctactggacgacttttatgttaatgttttatttgattcgggtgccgataccagttatgtatctctaaaagttagtcaaatgcttaaacataccccaacacttttgaacaccaagcacatggtagaactagcaaacggtaaaagtcttgaagccacacataTAGTTAGGGGTTGTAatctcgtcttagctggtcagaccttttctatcgacctcattcctatcgttctgggtagtttcaacatcgttattggtatggattggcaATCTCATCATCGAGAAGAGATCCTTtgtaaggagaagatcgttcgcattcctcgttctggtgaagaacctttagtgattcaaggcgataagagtggtgctgttgtgggcatcatctttttccttaaggcccagaagtgtttgcgaaagggccacactgctattttagcactcgttactgacacctcgaagaaagagaagaagatagaaaATATCCCGATtatacgtgactatcctgaggtattccctgaggaactaccaggtcttccgcctcatcggcAAGTTGAATGTCAAATCAAGCTAGCTCCTAGCGCAgtgcccatagctcgtgcaccttatcgtttagctccaacagaactcgaagaactgtccacgcaactacaagagctctaagataagggttttattcgtcctagctcttcgccttggggagctccgatattatttgtgaagaagaaagacggtacctttagaatgtgtatcgactaccgcgaactcaacaaggtgactgtaaaGAATCGCTATCCActgccacgtattgatgacttattcgatcagcttcaaggatcgagctactattcgaagattgacctgaggtcaggctaccatcaactaaGAGTCCGAGATTAGGATATCTCtaaaacagcattcaggactcgttatggacattacgagtttctggttatgcctttcggattgacgaataCACCTacggtctttatggatcttatgaacagagtgtgcaagccctatctggataagtttgttattgttttcatcgacgacatcctgatctattctaagagtcaggaggaacacgagcaccaTCTACGGCTTATCTTAGAACTCCATTGTACAGAatagttgtacgctaagttttcgaaatgcgacttttggcttcgtgaagtccactttctaggccacgtggtaaacaaggatgggattcatgttgatccatccaaggtagactcgatcaagaactggcctgcacctcgtacaccaacggaaatccgccaattcttgggtttggcgggctactacagaaggttcatcaaggatttctccaagattgcgcaacctctcacctcactaactcagaagggtgtcacctatcgttggggtgatgcacaggagtctgcgtttcagcacttaaaagatagactttgcagcgcaccaaTTCTTTTATTGCCTGAAGgcaccgacgattttgtggtttactgcgacgcatctaTTCagggacttggttgcgtgttgatgcaacgggataaagtcatagcttatgcatcgcgccaactcaaaattcatgaaaggaattacactacacacgatctggagctcggagctgttgttttcgcacttaagatatggagacattacctgtacggtaccaagtgcaccatttacaccgatcacaggagtctcgagcatatcttcaaacagaaggatataaacatgcgacaacgtcgatgggtcgagctcttgaatgactacgaaggcgcgatcaagtaccatccgggcaaggccaatgttgtggctgatgccctcagtcgaaaggatactacgcataaacgcgtgcgagcattacaacttaccattcaatctagtcttcctgctcagatacgggatgctcaggttgaagcattgaaagcagagaacgtCAGGGCGGAGTCCCTGCGTCGATCAaggaaacggttagaacaaaaggaagacggtgcttactacataacagggcgcatttgggtctcACACTATGGAAACTTACGCGGGCTTGTGaaggatgaagcacataagtctcgttattcggtacatcttggttcggataagatgtaccacgacttgaagactatgtactggtggcctagcatgaaagcccacatagcagcctacattagcaaatgtttgacctgtgcaagggtcaagtctgaatatcagaaaccatcgggcctactccaacaaccagagataccacaatggaaatgggaacaaatttccatggattttgttactggcc
This genomic interval carries:
- the LOC118485409 gene encoding NAD(P)H-quinone oxidoreductase subunit 2 B, chloroplastic-like produces the protein MAITEFLLFILTATIGGMFLCGANDLITIFVAPECFSLCSYLLSGYTKKDVRSNEATMKYLLMGGASSSILVHGFSWLYGSSGGEIELQEIVNGLINTQMYNSPGISIALIFITVGIGFKLSPAPSHQWTPDVYEGVRFVR